Proteins encoded in a region of the Quercus lobata isolate SW786 chromosome 8, ValleyOak3.0 Primary Assembly, whole genome shotgun sequence genome:
- the LOC115955592 gene encoding proton pump-interactor 1-like, producing MAVEVVGFEMIQAPVEIVAEEDTVATVLHGKENGILDQGPGLEEPIKFGSHGDEPVKVEGNDVSDANFPKDAVDEWPAPKQIHSFYFVRYRPFDDPKIKAKIDQADKEIHRKNQARFQITEALKAKRSDRAELISQVRALKDDNRQFKSILDEKRKEMEPLQHALGKLRNANSAGRGSGLCSSEEELNNLIHSLQYCIQHESIPLSEEKKILKEIKQLEGTREKVIANAAMRTKIQDSLGQREAIQDQVKLIGGDLDGVRKEKQVIQAKIKQLDDALKAIDDEINSLSEELKAVTQKRDKAYESIQQLRKQRDEGNAYFYKSRTVLNKARELAAIKDITALGELSHSEVENFMALWSSDKALRDDYEKRILPSLDSRQLSRDGRMRNPDEKPLVVVEEPTLSETEKVAKPSVKQVKEDSKPPVQGTLPTQKAQKEAKTKAEDSKSTLEHIEVEDKEIFGLEKPQKDSPAKDNEVDEAKLKEMKREEEIAKAKEAMERKKKKQEKAAAKAAIRVQKEAEKKLKEREKKAKKKASASAPGSDPEEPAEAGSEDAEPEKIDENVETSVPAKEKVQMEKVNKVKSIRNRNRSKGPDSFPKVLLKRKKSTNYWLWAAPAAVLVLLLLVLGYTYLL from the exons ATGGCTGTTGAGGTTGTGGGGTTTGAGATGATCCAAGCACCAGTGGAGATTGTAGCTGAAGAAGACACAGTCGCTACTGTTTTGCATGGGAAGGAAAATGGAATACTGGATCAAGGGCCAGGGCTTGAGGAGCCCATAAAATTTGGTTCACATGGAGATGAACCAGTTAAAGTAGAAGGAAATGATGTCTCAGACGCCAACTTCCCTAAGGATGCAGTTGATGAGTGGCCTGCACCTAAGCAGAtccattcattttattttgttaggtACCGTCCATTCGATGACCCGAAAATAAAAGCCAAAATTGATCAGGCTGATAAAGAGATTCACAGGAAAAATCAAGCCCGATTTCAGATCACTGAAGCACTAAAGGCAAAAAGG TCGGATCGAGCAGAGTTGATTTCTCAGGTTAGAGCTCTGAAAGATGACAACAGGCAGTTCAAATCGATATTGgatgagaaaagaaaggagaTGGAGCCTCTGCAACATGCTCTTGGCAAGCTGCGCAATGCAAACAGTGCCGGTCGGGGTAGTGGTTTATGTTCATCTGAGGAAGAGCTTAACAATCTA ATCCACAGTTTGCAGTACTGCATACAACATGAGAGCATTCCATTGTCTGAGGAAAAGAAGATCCTTAAAGAAATCAAACAGCTTGAAGGGACAAGGGAAAAAGTAATTGCTAATGCTGCTATGAGAACAAAGATTCAGGATTCACTGGGTCAGAGAGAAGCTATTCAAGACCAGGTTAAG CTCATAGGTGGTGATTTGGATGGAGTAAGGAAGGAGAAACAAGTAATTCAGGCCAAAATTAAACAACTTGATGATGCACTAAAGGCAATAGACGATGAGATTAATTCTTTATCAGAAGAGCTGAAAGCTGTCACCCAGAAGAGAGACAAAGCATATGAAAGTATTCAGCAACTCAGAAAACAGCGTGATGAGGGG AACGCCTACTTTTACAAAAGCCGTACGGTCTTGAACAAAGCACGAGAGCTTGCTGCTATCAAAGATATTACGGCTCTGGGGGAACTTTCGCATTCAGAG GTTGAAAACTTTATGGCCCTCTGGAGCAGTGACAAGGCTCTCAGGGATGATTATGAGAAAAGAATTCTGCCATCATTAGATAGTCGACAATTGAGTAGGGATGGACGGATGAGGAACCCAGATGAGAAGCCATTGGTAGTAGTGGAAGAACCTACATTATCAGAAACAGAGAAAGTGGCAAAACCCAGTGTGAAACAAGTAAAGGAAGATTCAAAACCTCCTGTACAGGGTACTTTGCCTACCCAAAAGGCTCAGAAGGAAGCCAAAACTAAAGCAGAAGATTCGAAATCCACCTTGGAGCATATTGAAGTAGAAGACAAGGAGATCTTTGGGTTAGAAAAGCCGCAAAAGGACTCTCCTGCGAAGGACAATGAAGTTGATGAAGCAAAGCTGAAGGAGATGAAAAGAGAAGAGGAAATTGCAAAAGCTAAAGAGGCCatggaaaggaagaagaagaagcaagagAAAGCTGCAGCAAAAGCAGCTATAAGAGTTCAAAAGGAAGCTGAAAAGAAGCTAAAG GAGCGtgaaaagaaagcaaagaagAAGGCCTCCGCATCTGCACCTGGTTCCGATCCTGAAGAACCAGCAGAAGCAGGGTCAGAGGATGCAGAACCAGAGAAGATTGATGAAAATGTTGAAACTTCAGTTCCAGCAAAGGAGAAGGTTCAAATGGAGAAGGTTAATAAGGTGAAGAGTATCAGAAACAGGAATAGATCAAAAGGCCCAGATTCATTTCCAAAAGTTCTCCTGAAACGGAAAAAGTCGACTAACTACTGGTTATGGGCTGCTCCTGCTGCAGTGTTGGTTCTGCTGTTACTAGTTCTTGGATACACCTATCTTCTCTAA
- the LOC115955074 gene encoding Fanconi anemia group D2 protein homolog isoform X4, with protein sequence MIVSHPDLKYKKMGLIGTLQIVSCFGDTNTVCRASASQKSNCEEALELLKTSLDSCKQSSLPLILFYDELTVMLDNRTLHPSIMEWVGKHVGEFESVFLSDLEGGKLPFKEPYFGIEGELWMNLDGDISPVCLNILPLSSSSMQSSSLQILPENFLIPSTIERLTNQGFL encoded by the exons ATGATA GTAAGCCATCCAGATCTGAAGTACAAGAAGATGGGCTTAATTGGAACTCTACAGATAGTTTCCTGCTTTGGAGATACAAACACTGTTTGCCGTGCATCTGCATCTCAG AAGTCAAACTGTGAAGAGGCTTTGGAACTCTTGAAAACATCTCTGGACTCTTGCAAACAGTCGTCCTTacctttgattttgttttatgaTGAATTGACTGTAATGTTGGACAACCGAACTCTTCATCCATCAATTATGGAATG GGTTGGGAAACATGTAGGAGAGTTTGAATCTGTTTTTTTGTCTGATCTTGAAGGTGGAAAATTGCCTTTTAAGGAACCATATTTTGGTATAGAAG GTGAATTGTGGATGAACTTGGATGGTGATATATCTCCTGTTTGTTTGAACATTTTGCCATTGTCTTCCTCTTCGATGCA GTCATCTTCTTTACAGATTCTTCCTGAAAACTTCCTTATACCATCCACT ATTGAGAGGTTGACAAATCAAGGATTCCTTTGA
- the LOC115955074 gene encoding Fanconi anemia group D2 protein homolog isoform X2: MIVSHPDLKYKKMGLIGTLQIVSCFGDTNTVCRASASQKSNCEEALELLKTSLDSCKQSSLPLILFYDELTVMLDNRTLHPSIMEWVGKHVGEFESVFLSDLEGGKLPFKEPYFGIEGELWMNLDGDISPVCLNILPLSSSSMQSSSLQILPENFLIPSTVRHGPFGSEKSNTQWDK, from the exons ATGATA GTAAGCCATCCAGATCTGAAGTACAAGAAGATGGGCTTAATTGGAACTCTACAGATAGTTTCCTGCTTTGGAGATACAAACACTGTTTGCCGTGCATCTGCATCTCAG AAGTCAAACTGTGAAGAGGCTTTGGAACTCTTGAAAACATCTCTGGACTCTTGCAAACAGTCGTCCTTacctttgattttgttttatgaTGAATTGACTGTAATGTTGGACAACCGAACTCTTCATCCATCAATTATGGAATG GGTTGGGAAACATGTAGGAGAGTTTGAATCTGTTTTTTTGTCTGATCTTGAAGGTGGAAAATTGCCTTTTAAGGAACCATATTTTGGTATAGAAG GTGAATTGTGGATGAACTTGGATGGTGATATATCTCCTGTTTGTTTGAACATTTTGCCATTGTCTTCCTCTTCGATGCA GTCATCTTCTTTACAGATTCTTCCTGAAAACTTCCTTATACCATCCACTGTAAGGCATGGTCCTTTTGGAAGTGAGAAGAGTAATACTCAATGGGATAAATAA
- the LOC115955074 gene encoding Fanconi anemia group D2 protein-like isoform X3, with the protein MIVSHPDLKYKKMGLIGTLQIVSCFGDTNTVCRASASQSNCEEALELLKTSLDSCKQSSLPLILFYDELTVMLDNRTLHPSIMEWVGKHVGEFESVFLSDLEGGKLPFKEPYFGIEGELWMNLDGDISPVCLNILPLSSSSMQSSSLQILPENFLIPSTVRHGPFGSEKSNTQWDK; encoded by the exons ATGATA GTAAGCCATCCAGATCTGAAGTACAAGAAGATGGGCTTAATTGGAACTCTACAGATAGTTTCCTGCTTTGGAGATACAAACACTGTTTGCCGTGCATCTGCATCTCAG TCAAACTGTGAAGAGGCTTTGGAACTCTTGAAAACATCTCTGGACTCTTGCAAACAGTCGTCCTTacctttgattttgttttatgaTGAATTGACTGTAATGTTGGACAACCGAACTCTTCATCCATCAATTATGGAATG GGTTGGGAAACATGTAGGAGAGTTTGAATCTGTTTTTTTGTCTGATCTTGAAGGTGGAAAATTGCCTTTTAAGGAACCATATTTTGGTATAGAAG GTGAATTGTGGATGAACTTGGATGGTGATATATCTCCTGTTTGTTTGAACATTTTGCCATTGTCTTCCTCTTCGATGCA GTCATCTTCTTTACAGATTCTTCCTGAAAACTTCCTTATACCATCCACTGTAAGGCATGGTCCTTTTGGAAGTGAGAAGAGTAATACTCAATGGGATAAATAA
- the LOC115955074 gene encoding uncharacterized protein LOC115955074 isoform X1, which translates to MALLKTALVSVKDLSTLIRSHLRTNLWEKYRGAYSQSLAFLDQTEAKYESDEETEDIRKALAVISLSKETKQRIRAPWAKALIVKVFGKTVGYNFLHAKLLSLWKPSGRFDMVDLGKDFYLLRFAVRDDLKMVLMKGPWFIGEHFLSIRCWEANFKPSEVQVSSVAVKSSVSSLPGVEDDQQKRFVSLVKTRFERERGGPSTKGSEGKGNTQAKIRLSP; encoded by the coding sequence ATGGCACTACTGAAGACAGCCCTGGTCAGCGTGAAGGACCTTTCCACGCTAATAAGATCTCATTTAAGGACAAACTTGTGGGAGAAATACCGGGGGGCCTATTCCCAATCTCTTGCTTTCTTGGATCAAACGGAGGCAAAATATGAGTCAGATGAAGAGACTGAGGACATTAGGAAAGCTCTTGCTGTGATTAGTCTCTCAAAAGAGACCAAACAGCGCATTCGAGCTCCATGGGCAAAAGCACTTATTGTGAAAGTTTTTGGAAAGACAGTGGGATATAATTTCCTACATGCGAAGCTTTTAAGTCTTTGGAAACCATCGGGGAGGTTTGACATGGTGGACCTGGGCAAAGACTTTTATTTACTGAGATTTGCGGTCAGGGACGATCTAAAGATGGTGCTTATGAAAGGACCTTGGTTTATTGGTGAGCACTTTTTATCTATTCGTTGTTGGGAAGCGAATTTCAAACCGTCAGAAGTTCAGGTATCCTCAGTGGCAGTGAAAAGTAGTGTAAGCAGCTTACCTGGTGTGGAAGACGACCAACAAAAGCGTTTTGTGTCGTTGGTCAAGACCAGATTTGAAAGGGAAAGAGGTGGGCCAAGTACTAAGGGCTCGGAGGGAAAGGGAAATACCCAAGCCAAGATAAGGTTAAGTCCATGA
- the LOC115956602 gene encoding uncharacterized protein LOC115956602 codes for MLRCVKYPIRNQRNPIIHEVFSSIGIRIKTLQLLNPSKTLTTLSNPNVLTSSNPDVVQNDDRMGLLGPTELYNQTPSATILNPTKTLKTSSNPDVHSDDQMGLLDPPELYNQTPTPTPQPEPKTGDPFMDLMVADYNKANHQTPPRGYTENLSPTFLSSGNPCLDFFFHVVPDTPPETLKQRLELAWAHNPLTTLKLICNLRGVRGSGKSDKEGFYTAALFLHMNHPKTLVHNLEFFANFGYFKDLPEILYRLLQGPDIRKKQKHEHDCNKKYNVKPIFVAKEITQGLRERKRLAMANKALERYNRDMDFRSLHNSVSDLFAKYLKADMEFLNSGQLNKISLAAKWCPSIDCSFDRSLLLCESIARRVFPVESYSEYHGVVEAHYAYRVRDRLRKEVLVPLRKVLQLPELYMSDKRWNELPYNRVASVAMRLYMKRFLKHDEERFKKYLEDVKCRKSTISAGALLPHEIIESATEGTEAEAEVADLQWKRMVEDLSKEGKLRNCLAVCDVSGSMWGTPFNVSVALGLLVSELSEEPWKGKVITFSEKPQLHIIKGDDLKSKMRFSQQVDFMNTDFQKVFDHILQVAVDGNLKEDQMIKRVFAFSDMEFDEASKNDWETDFEVIQRKFREKGYGSVVPEIVFWNLRDSQSTPVVSMQKGVAMVSGFSKNMMKLFLNNDGEILNTEFIMEMAISGDEYQKLAVVD; via the coding sequence atGTTGCGTTGCGTCAAATACCCCATAAGAAACCAGAGAAACCCAATTATTCATGAAGTTTTTTCCTCCATTGGAATTAGAATTAAAACCCTACAGCTTTTAAACCCTTCCAAAACCCTAACAACTTTATCAAACCCAAATGTTCTCACCTCGTCAAACCCTGATGTTGTTCAAAATGATGATCGAATGGGTCTTCTTGGTCCCACAGAGCTCTACAATCAAACCCCAAGTGCAACAATCTTAAACCCtactaaaaccctaaaaacttcATCAAACCCTGATGTTCACAGTGATGATCAAATGGGTCTTCTTGATCCCCCAGAGCTCTATAACCAAACCCCAACGCCAACCCCCCAACCAGAACCTAAGACTGGTGACCCATTCATGGACCTCATGGTTGCCGATTACAACAAAGCCAATCACCAAACACCCCCAAGGGGCTACACCGAGAACCTCTCACCCACCTTCCTCTCCTCTGGCAATCCTTGCCTCGATTTTTTCTTCCATGTCGTGCCCGATACGCCACCTGAGACCTTGAAACAGAGACTTGAACTGGCCTGGGCACACAATCCCCTCACCACCCTTAAGCTCATCTGTAATCTCCGAGGAGTACGTGGAAGCGGCAAGTCTGACAAAGAAGGTTTCTACACAGCAGCGCTTTTTCTCCACATGAACCACCCTAAAACCCTAGTCCACAACCTGGAGTTTTTTGCTAATTTCGGCTACTTCAAAGACTTGCCAGAGATTCTTTACCGACTTCTACAAGGCCCTGATATTCGTAAGAAGCAAAAACACGAGCATGATTGTAAcaaaaaatacaatgtgaagccAATTTTTGTCGCCAAGGAAATTACGCAGGGGCTGAGGGAAAGGAAGCGCTTGGCTATGGCTAACAAAGCCCTTGAGAGATATAATCGTGACATGGATTTTCGTTCATTGCACAACAGCGTATCAGACTTGTTTGCCAAGTATTTAAAGGCAGACATGGAGTTCCTAAACTCAGGGCAGTTGAACAAGATCAGTCTTGCAGCCAAATGGTGCCCTTCAATTGATTGCTCGTTCGATAGGTCTCTCTTGCTTTGCGAGAGTATTGCAAGGAGGGTTTTCCCCGTGGAGTCGTACTCGGAATACCACGGTGTTGTAGAGGCACATTATGCATATAGGGTGCGTGACAGGTTAAGGAAGGAAGTTTTGGTACCACTTAGGAAGGTGTTGCAGTTGCCTGAGTTGTATATGAGTGACAAACGTTGGAATGAGCTTCCATACAATAGAGTTGCTTCGGTGGCCATGAGGCTTTACATGAAAAGGTTCCTTAAGCATGATGAAGAGCGATTTAAGAAGTATTTAGAAGATGTTAAATGTAGGAAATCAACAATCTCTGCGGGGGCATTGCTTCCCCATGAGATCATTGAGTCTGCGACAGAGGGAACAGAAGCTGAGGCTGAAGTTGCAGACCTTCAATGGAAGAGGATGGTGGAGGATTTGTCAAAGGAAGGCAAGTTGAGGAACTGCCTCGCCGTTTGTGATGTCTCTGGGAGCATGTGGGGCACCCCTTTCAACGTGTCTGTTGCATTGGGGTTGTTGGTTTCGGAACTGAGTGAAGAGCCGTGGAAAGGCAAGGTTATTACGTTTAGTGAGAAACCTCAGCTTCATATAATTAAAGGGGATGATCTTAAATCGAAGATGAGGTTTTCGCAGCAGGTAGACTTTATGAACACCGATTTTCAGAAGGTGTTTGATCATATATTGCAAGTGGCTGTGGACGGGAACTTGAAGGAGGACCAGATGATTAAGAGGGTGTTCGCGTTTAGTGACATGGAGTTTGATGAAGCTTCGAAGAATGATTGGGAGACCGACTTTGAAGTGATACAAAGGAAGTTTAGGGAGAAAGGATACGGGTCTGTTGTGCCAGAAATTGTGTTTTGGAATCTGAGGGACTCCCAGTCCACGCCGGTTGTTTCCATGCAGAAGGGGGTGGCAATGGTGAGCGGGTTTTCAAAGAATATGATGAAGTTGTTCTTGAATAATGATGGGGAAATCTTGAACACCGAGTTTATAATGGAAATGGCCATCTCTGGTGACGAGTATCAGAAACTTGCTGTGGTGGATTGA